One Paracidovorax avenae ATCC 19860 genomic region harbors:
- a CDS encoding zinc ribbon domain-containing protein gives MGKSLRLSEKWFRRGLWLVSLVFASFLIGLGGTLVGDLPRVEAPLQLDDFLDRTAAEALRNEVRASDGAERQAQAALEQAQLQRSKARSESQAAHESFNNWIATRSATQQSEHNPEVVARTQELDALKARERQAQRSVEAQQQAALDARQAAAAARQRLEQMEAAGYEQMRVAQRKVELRVFLYRLALTLPLLLVAGWLFARKRQSTWWPFVWGFIFFALFAFFVELVPYLPSYGGYVRYAVGIVVTVLVGRYAILALNRYLERQRQAEALPDAQRREELSYDVALARLAKGVCPGCERPVDLKNETIDFCPHCGIGLFDRCGNCRTRKSAFARFCHACGTGSVRTAGQAAGEP, from the coding sequence ATGGGCAAATCCCTGCGCCTGTCCGAAAAGTGGTTCCGCCGCGGCCTGTGGCTGGTGTCGCTGGTGTTCGCCAGTTTCCTCATCGGGTTGGGCGGCACGCTGGTGGGAGACCTGCCGCGCGTGGAAGCGCCGCTGCAGCTCGATGATTTCCTGGACCGGACCGCCGCGGAGGCGCTGCGCAACGAAGTGCGCGCGTCCGACGGGGCAGAGCGGCAGGCGCAGGCCGCGCTGGAGCAGGCCCAGTTGCAGCGCAGCAAGGCGCGCAGCGAAAGCCAGGCGGCGCACGAGAGCTTCAACAACTGGATCGCCACGCGCAGCGCCACGCAGCAGTCGGAGCACAACCCCGAGGTGGTGGCCCGCACGCAGGAACTGGATGCCTTGAAGGCCCGCGAGCGGCAGGCGCAGCGGTCGGTGGAGGCCCAGCAGCAGGCCGCGCTCGATGCCCGGCAGGCCGCGGCCGCCGCGCGCCAGCGCCTGGAGCAGATGGAGGCGGCCGGCTACGAACAAATGCGGGTGGCCCAGCGCAAGGTGGAGTTGCGGGTGTTTCTCTACCGGCTCGCGCTCACGCTGCCGCTGCTGTTGGTCGCGGGCTGGCTGTTCGCCAGGAAGCGGCAGAGCACGTGGTGGCCGTTCGTCTGGGGCTTCATCTTTTTCGCGCTGTTCGCGTTCTTCGTCGAACTCGTTCCCTACCTGCCCAGCTACGGCGGCTACGTGCGCTATGCCGTGGGCATCGTGGTGACCGTGCTGGTGGGGCGCTACGCCATCCTGGCGCTGAACCGCTACCTCGAGCGCCAGCGGCAGGCCGAGGCGCTGCCCGACGCGCAGCGGCGCGAGGAACTGAGCTACGACGTCGCCCTGGCGCGCCTGGCCAAGGGCGTGTGCCCGGGGTGCGAACGGCCGGTCGATTTGAAGAACGAGACGATCGATTTCTGTCCGCACTGTGGCATCGGGCTGTTCGACCGGTGTGGAAACTGCCGTACGCGCAAGAGCGCCTTCGCGCGCTTCTGCCATGCGTGCGGAACCGGCAGCGTGCGGACCGCAGGACAGGCAGCCGGGGAGCCGTAG
- a CDS encoding YiaA/YiaB family inner membrane protein, with product MPRPSASSPASSSTPLVQRDTAAWQLQVWVSFGIAAFCCAVGLAWLPGERLEQIFMVMGYVFCLSAVFMLAKFVRDNQAAARRGVGDTPLFKLVVWGGFAVAVGLTGWGLLDMEISPTYKAFLGVSWLYLLTTAFTLAKMLRDRHEADLAEARLLGRREAMQAPAAASPLPEAPTGEAS from the coding sequence ATGCCACGTCCTTCCGCCTCCTCCCCTGCCTCGTCTTCCACGCCCCTGGTCCAGCGCGATACGGCCGCCTGGCAGTTGCAGGTCTGGGTGTCGTTCGGCATCGCCGCGTTCTGCTGCGCCGTGGGCCTGGCCTGGCTGCCGGGCGAGCGGCTGGAGCAGATCTTCATGGTGATGGGCTACGTCTTCTGCCTCTCCGCGGTGTTCATGCTCGCCAAGTTCGTGCGCGACAACCAGGCCGCCGCGCGGCGTGGCGTGGGCGATACGCCGCTCTTCAAGCTGGTGGTCTGGGGCGGCTTCGCCGTGGCGGTGGGGCTGACGGGATGGGGCCTGCTGGACATGGAGATCTCCCCTACCTACAAGGCATTCCTGGGCGTGAGCTGGCTCTACCTGCTGACGACGGCCTTCACGCTGGCCAAGATGCTGCGCGACCGCCACGAGGCCGACCTGGCCGAAGCACGGCTGCTGGGCCGCCGCGAAGCGATGCAGGCTCCGGCCGCGGCCTCTCCCTTGCCGGAAGCGCCCACTGGCGAAGCGTCCTGA
- a CDS encoding 1-aminocyclopropane-1-carboxylate deaminase, whose amino-acid sequence MNLQKFPRHALTFGPTPIHPLKRLSAHLGGKVELYAKREDCNSGLAFGGNKTRKLEYLIPEAIEGGYDTLVSIGGIQSNQTRQVAAVAAHLGMKCVLVQENWVNYSDAVYDRVGNIEMSRIMGADVRLDAAGFDIGIRPSWEQAMEDVRRAGGKPFPIPAGCSEHPRGGLGFVAFAEEVRQQEKELGFQFDYIVVCSVTGSTQAGMVVGFAADGRADRVIGIDASAKPEQTREQILRIARNTAELVELGREITDADVVLDTRYGGPEYGLPNEGTLEAIRLCARQEGMLTDPVYEGKSMHGMIDMVRNGEFPEGSRVLYAHLGGVPALNAYSFLFRNG is encoded by the coding sequence ATGAACCTGCAGAAATTCCCCCGCCACGCCCTCACCTTCGGCCCCACGCCCATCCATCCCCTGAAGCGTTTGTCCGCGCACCTGGGCGGCAAGGTGGAGCTGTACGCCAAGCGCGAGGACTGCAACTCCGGCCTCGCCTTCGGCGGCAACAAGACCCGCAAGCTCGAATACCTGATCCCCGAGGCGATCGAGGGCGGCTACGACACGCTGGTGTCCATCGGCGGCATCCAGTCCAACCAGACGCGGCAGGTGGCCGCGGTGGCGGCGCATCTGGGCATGAAGTGCGTGCTGGTGCAGGAGAACTGGGTGAACTACTCCGACGCGGTGTATGACCGCGTGGGCAACATCGAGATGTCGCGCATCATGGGCGCCGACGTGCGGCTGGACGCCGCGGGCTTCGACATCGGCATCCGCCCCAGCTGGGAGCAGGCCATGGAAGACGTGCGCCGCGCCGGCGGCAAGCCCTTCCCCATCCCCGCGGGCTGCTCCGAGCATCCGCGCGGCGGCCTGGGCTTCGTGGCCTTCGCCGAGGAAGTGCGCCAGCAGGAGAAGGAACTGGGCTTCCAGTTCGACTACATCGTCGTGTGCTCGGTCACCGGCAGCACGCAGGCCGGCATGGTGGTGGGCTTCGCGGCCGACGGCCGTGCGGACCGCGTGATCGGCATCGACGCCTCCGCCAAGCCGGAGCAGACGCGCGAGCAGATCCTGCGCATCGCGCGCAACACGGCGGAACTCGTGGAACTGGGCCGCGAGATCACCGACGCCGACGTCGTGCTCGACACGCGCTACGGCGGCCCCGAGTACGGCCTGCCCAACGAGGGCACGCTGGAAGCCATCCGCCTGTGCGCGCGGCAGGAGGGCATGCTCACCGATCCGGTGTACGAGGGCAAATCCATGCACGGGATGATCGACATGGTGCGCAACGGCGAATTCCCGGAAGGCTCGCGCGTGCTCTACGCCCACCTGGGCGGCGTGCCGGCGCTCAACGCCTACAGCTTCCTGTTCCGCAACGGCTGA
- a CDS encoding methyl-accepting chemotaxis protein, translated as MSSLPDPASSDMLVAFAQAIRASQPSIELDARGHVVAVHPGFLEMSQHAEGDVVGHHYRSCFPRAAEWLDACFAPDAAEPVRSATGRHFGSWKRNCVTRTQAFVLRGEDAAVRQVVLLLEDVSDQRAALREHEGHMNAIDRSMAIIEFDLKGHVLRANRNFLDTFGYSAEEIEGVHHRIFCDAEHVRSLEYREFWERLAAGEFQSSEYRRIRKNGQDVWIQASYNPILDEDGRPVKVVKYATDITHAKQRNTENAGRVEAIGRSMAVVEFALDGTVLAANQAFLDTMGYTLDEVQGRHHRHFCQPEHAASPAYRDFWRKLGDGEFEAGVYRRVARDGREVWLQASYNPIFDGEGRQVKVVKYATDITAEQMRNAEYEGKVNAMSRAQAVIEFDLEGNVLHANANFLDAMGYTLREIVGQHHKMFCEPEFVRSSEYRDFWARLSRGEFYSGLYKRISKHGYPVWIQATYNPIIGPDDNPVKIIKYAIDVSGQVEREQLVQSRVAEMGRSIQQLTETIGEIARTTRHSTELAAVTQAEARRGSQTLLRSLDATKAIQESSDDINAIIQVIGDIANQTNLLAFNAAIEAARAGEHGLGFSVVADEVRKLAEKSSQATREITKLIAESVARVRQGGDISLQAAENFERIVQGVDQTTASIAGIHTATEAQTAATRSVAQLLDELTRVSRRAGVDPANAATPAARVGA; from the coding sequence ATGTCCTCCCTGCCTGATCCCGCTTCCAGCGACATGCTCGTCGCCTTCGCCCAAGCCATCCGGGCGTCGCAGCCTTCCATCGAACTGGACGCGCGGGGCCATGTGGTGGCGGTCCATCCCGGCTTTCTCGAGATGAGCCAGCATGCGGAGGGCGATGTGGTGGGCCACCACTACCGCAGCTGTTTTCCGCGGGCAGCGGAATGGCTGGATGCCTGCTTCGCCCCGGATGCCGCGGAGCCGGTGCGGAGCGCCACCGGCCGCCATTTCGGCAGCTGGAAGCGGAACTGCGTGACGCGCACGCAGGCCTTCGTGCTGCGGGGCGAGGACGCCGCGGTGCGGCAGGTCGTACTGCTGCTGGAAGATGTGTCGGACCAGCGCGCCGCCCTGCGGGAGCACGAGGGCCACATGAACGCCATCGACCGCTCCATGGCCATCATCGAGTTCGACCTGAAGGGCCATGTCCTGCGGGCCAACCGGAACTTCCTGGACACCTTCGGCTACAGCGCCGAGGAGATCGAGGGGGTGCATCACCGCATCTTCTGCGACGCAGAGCACGTGCGCAGCCTCGAGTACCGCGAATTCTGGGAGCGCCTGGCCGCCGGCGAATTCCAGAGCAGCGAGTACCGCCGCATCCGCAAGAACGGGCAGGACGTGTGGATCCAGGCGTCCTACAACCCCATCCTCGACGAGGACGGCCGGCCCGTGAAGGTGGTCAAGTACGCCACCGACATCACCCACGCCAAGCAGCGCAACACCGAGAACGCCGGCCGCGTCGAGGCCATCGGCCGCTCCATGGCAGTGGTCGAGTTCGCGCTCGATGGCACGGTGCTGGCGGCCAACCAGGCGTTCCTCGACACGATGGGCTACACGCTGGACGAGGTGCAGGGCCGGCACCACCGCCATTTCTGCCAGCCCGAACACGCCGCGAGCCCGGCCTACCGGGACTTCTGGCGCAAGCTGGGCGACGGCGAGTTCGAGGCCGGCGTGTACCGCCGCGTGGCCAGGGACGGGCGCGAGGTGTGGCTGCAGGCATCGTACAACCCCATCTTCGACGGCGAGGGCCGGCAGGTGAAGGTCGTCAAATATGCCACCGACATCACCGCGGAGCAGATGCGCAACGCCGAATACGAGGGCAAGGTCAATGCCATGTCCCGGGCGCAGGCCGTCATCGAGTTCGACCTGGAAGGCAATGTGCTGCATGCCAATGCCAACTTTCTCGACGCGATGGGCTACACCCTGCGGGAGATCGTGGGGCAGCACCACAAGATGTTCTGCGAGCCGGAGTTCGTGCGCTCGTCGGAGTACCGCGATTTCTGGGCCCGGCTCAGCCGCGGCGAGTTCTATTCGGGCCTGTACAAGCGCATCAGCAAGCACGGCTACCCGGTGTGGATCCAGGCAACCTACAACCCCATCATCGGGCCCGATGACAACCCGGTGAAGATCATCAAGTACGCCATCGACGTGAGCGGCCAGGTCGAGCGCGAGCAACTGGTGCAAAGCCGGGTGGCCGAAATGGGCCGCTCGATCCAGCAACTGACGGAGACCATCGGCGAGATCGCGCGCACCACCCGCCACTCCACCGAGCTGGCCGCCGTGACGCAGGCCGAGGCGCGGCGCGGCAGCCAGACGCTGCTGCGTTCGCTGGACGCCACCAAGGCCATCCAGGAATCGTCCGACGACATCAACGCCATCATCCAGGTGATCGGCGACATCGCCAACCAGACCAACCTGCTGGCCTTCAACGCGGCCATCGAGGCCGCGCGGGCGGGCGAGCACGGACTGGGCTTCTCGGTCGTGGCCGACGAGGTGCGCAAGCTGGCCGAGAAGTCGTCGCAGGCGACGCGCGAGATCACCAAGCTCATCGCCGAATCGGTGGCGCGCGTGCGCCAGGGCGGCGACATCTCCTTGCAGGCGGCGGAGAACTTCGAGCGCATCGTGCAGGGCGTGGACCAGACGACCGCATCCATCGCGGGCATCCACACCGCGACCGAGGCGCAGACCGCCGCCACGCGCAGCGTCGCCCAGTTGCTGGATGAACTGACCCGGGTTTCAAGGCGCGCCGGCGTGGATCCGGCGAACGCTGCAACGCCTGCGGCGCGGGTGGGGGCATGA
- a CDS encoding DUF2145 domain-containing protein, which produces MVHFRTMLRPAAVGAARLLLAAALAMGSTAHAGRSCEARKPTPQAIERGMQLAERTARALDAEHQRSGARVVLLARAGQDLSKYGVHYSHMGWAYRTPEGLWRVAHKLNDCGTAVGSLYRQGLGEFFLDDLWRHEAVWLVPAPEVQARLAAVLAERSRTLAMQQPAYSMVSYAWGTRYQQSNQWALETLAMAMEPGAVHTRAQAQAWLRARGYEPAVLRIGPLTRLGGRVTAANVAFDDHPPRDRFADRIATVTVDSVLAWMPRAGLGSDVSTLSLDRSP; this is translated from the coding sequence ATGGTCCACTTCCGCACCATGCTGCGCCCTGCCGCCGTGGGCGCAGCCCGGCTCCTGCTGGCTGCTGCGCTGGCGATGGGGTCCACCGCGCACGCCGGCCGCTCCTGCGAGGCGCGCAAGCCCACGCCGCAGGCCATCGAACGCGGCATGCAGCTGGCCGAGCGCACCGCACGGGCGCTCGATGCGGAGCACCAGCGCTCCGGCGCGCGGGTCGTGCTGCTGGCCCGCGCCGGGCAGGACCTGTCCAAATACGGCGTGCATTACTCGCACATGGGCTGGGCCTACCGCACGCCCGAGGGCCTGTGGCGCGTGGCGCACAAGCTCAACGATTGCGGCACCGCCGTGGGGTCCCTCTACCGCCAGGGCCTGGGCGAATTCTTCCTGGACGACCTGTGGCGGCACGAGGCCGTGTGGCTGGTGCCCGCGCCCGAGGTGCAGGCACGGTTGGCCGCGGTGCTGGCCGAGCGCTCACGCACGCTCGCGATGCAGCAGCCGGCCTACAGCATGGTGAGCTATGCCTGGGGCACGCGCTACCAGCAGTCGAACCAGTGGGCGCTGGAGACGCTGGCGATGGCCATGGAGCCGGGGGCCGTCCACACACGCGCCCAGGCGCAGGCCTGGCTGCGCGCCCGGGGCTACGAGCCCGCGGTGCTGCGCATCGGGCCGCTCACCCGGCTGGGCGGGCGCGTCACCGCGGCCAACGTGGCCTTCGACGACCATCCGCCCCGTGACCGCTTCGCCGACCGCATCGCGACCGTCACCGTCGATTCCGTGCTGGCATGGATGCCCCGGGCCGGGCTGGGCTCGGACGTATCCACGCTCTCGCTGGACCGCTCTCCCTGA
- a CDS encoding Lrp/AsnC family transcriptional regulator, translating to MCATKLRRQSGAAELPLAPPAPPPAEIDRTDRAILRALQRDASVSNVALAAKVHLSPPACLRRVERLKRLGLIDRTVALLHPRAVGAGMLVMIGVVLDRSTPESFAAFEKAAAQISGCMECHLVTGEFDYFMLVRTRDSDSFNRLHAEQLLYLPGVRQVRSFMALRNVVSTTELPLAI from the coding sequence ATGTGCGCAACAAAATTACGCAGGCAGAGTGGCGCTGCCGAGCTGCCACTCGCTCCCCCCGCGCCGCCGCCTGCGGAGATCGACCGCACGGACCGCGCCATCCTGCGCGCGCTGCAGCGCGATGCGTCGGTATCGAACGTGGCGCTGGCCGCCAAGGTGCACCTGAGCCCGCCGGCCTGCCTGCGCCGCGTGGAGCGCCTCAAGCGCCTGGGCCTGATCGACCGCACGGTCGCGCTGCTGCATCCGCGCGCGGTGGGCGCGGGCATGCTGGTGATGATCGGCGTGGTGCTGGACCGCTCCACGCCCGAGTCCTTCGCCGCGTTCGAGAAGGCCGCCGCGCAGATATCGGGCTGCATGGAGTGCCACCTCGTGACGGGTGAGTTCGACTATTTCATGCTGGTGCGCACGCGCGACAGCGACAGCTTCAACCGCCTGCATGCGGAGCAGCTGCTCTACCTGCCGGGCGTGCGGCAGGTGCGCTCGTTCATGGCGCTGCGCAACGTGGTGTCCACCACGGAGCTGCCGCTGGCCATCTGA
- a CDS encoding Bug family tripartite tricarboxylate transporter substrate binding protein, with product MTKYLPALRRTGAALLMAIAASGPVPAAHAEGYPARPVQLVVPFPPGGAVDIVGRLIGKPLGDALGQPVVVENKAGAGTIVGAGFVANAPADGYTLLISSGSTFTGNPALNPRLPYDPLRSYEPIGMVARVPLVLLAHRDVPARNLAEVIAAVKRTPDKFSYGSFGNGTTGHFAGELLWAATGIRPMHVPYRGSAPAMADLMGGQIPFTIDTVAAALPQLKAGKIKAIAVMGATRATQLPGVPTVAESGFAGFAADSWLAVVAPRGLPAEARTRLQKALAEAMAAPEVRSKLTASGLEPAYEPADAVQSRIEEELPRMRAIAQRANIRAE from the coding sequence ATGACGAAGTACCTGCCGGCGCTGCGGCGCACCGGTGCCGCACTCCTCATGGCCATCGCGGCATCGGGCCCGGTGCCCGCCGCGCACGCCGAGGGCTACCCTGCCAGGCCCGTCCAGCTCGTCGTGCCCTTCCCTCCCGGCGGGGCCGTGGACATCGTGGGCCGGCTGATCGGCAAGCCGCTGGGCGACGCCCTGGGCCAGCCGGTCGTGGTCGAGAACAAGGCCGGCGCGGGCACCATCGTGGGGGCGGGCTTCGTCGCCAACGCGCCGGCCGACGGCTACACGCTGCTGATCAGTTCGGGATCCACCTTCACCGGCAACCCCGCGCTCAACCCCAGGCTGCCCTACGACCCGCTGCGCAGCTACGAACCCATCGGCATGGTGGCGCGCGTGCCGCTGGTGCTGCTGGCCCACCGCGACGTGCCGGCCCGCAACCTGGCGGAGGTGATCGCCGCGGTCAAGCGCACGCCCGACAAGTTTTCCTACGGATCGTTCGGCAACGGCACCACGGGCCATTTCGCGGGCGAACTGCTATGGGCCGCCACCGGCATCCGGCCGATGCACGTGCCCTACCGGGGCAGCGCACCGGCCATGGCGGACCTGATGGGCGGGCAGATTCCCTTCACCATCGACACGGTGGCGGCGGCACTGCCGCAGTTGAAGGCGGGCAAGATCAAGGCCATCGCGGTCATGGGCGCCACGCGCGCGACGCAGTTGCCCGGCGTGCCCACCGTGGCGGAAAGCGGCTTTGCGGGGTTCGCCGCGGACTCCTGGCTGGCCGTCGTCGCGCCGCGCGGACTGCCGGCCGAGGCCAGGACCCGGCTGCAAAAGGCCCTGGCAGAGGCGATGGCGGCGCCCGAGGTCCGCAGCAAGCTCACCGCCAGCGGGCTGGAGCCGGCCTATGAACCCGCCGATGCCGTGCAGTCGCGCATCGAGGAGGAATTGCCACGCATGCGCGCCATCGCGCAGCGCGCGAACATCCGTGCGGAATGA